A single genomic interval of Spirosoma taeanense harbors:
- a CDS encoding UDP-N-acetylmuramoyl-tripeptide--D-alanyl-D-alanine ligase, producing the protein MLTTEQLYHKFQECTGVSTDTRRITPDCLFVALKGANFDGNQFAEQAIASGARYALIDDPAVAERMPDRCLLVTDGLLALQDLARYHRQTLTIPIIGLTGSNGKTTTKELIAAVLSKNLRTYATTGNLNNHIGVPLTLLAVNEQHEIAVVEMGANHQKEIELLCSIAQPTYGLITNVGKAHLEGFGGIEGVRKGKGELYDFLARNGKTVFINSRDTVLTAMYRERLKTLRSETTFAEAIFYPGDPIELLQESPVVIYRDAAGREVTTHLPGRYNFDNMLAALAIGQYFGVSPEEANRAIADYNPTNNRSQLIQKGSNTVLLDAYNANPSSMVAAIRQFAAMPARRKAVILGDMFELGEESEAEHAALGKLIAESNFDLVILAGKDMKFALGALPKAYYFPDKFSLHNWVMDNPMTDTHILIKGSRGISLESVVQFI; encoded by the coding sequence ATGCTCACAACCGAACAACTCTACCATAAATTTCAGGAATGCACCGGTGTCTCGACCGACACGCGCCGAATTACGCCGGATTGCCTGTTTGTGGCGCTTAAAGGCGCAAATTTCGACGGAAATCAGTTTGCCGAACAGGCGATTGCGTCGGGTGCGCGCTATGCCCTTATTGATGATCCTGCTGTCGCTGAGCGTATGCCAGACCGCTGCCTGCTCGTGACCGATGGTTTACTGGCCTTGCAGGACCTGGCCCGATACCACCGCCAGACGCTGACGATTCCCATCATCGGCCTGACGGGCTCCAACGGCAAAACTACCACCAAAGAGCTGATTGCGGCCGTACTCTCGAAAAACCTGCGCACCTATGCCACAACGGGCAACCTCAACAATCACATTGGCGTCCCGCTTACGCTTCTGGCCGTCAATGAGCAGCACGAAATAGCGGTGGTCGAGATGGGGGCCAACCACCAGAAAGAGATTGAACTACTCTGCTCCATTGCCCAGCCTACTTACGGCCTGATTACGAACGTAGGCAAGGCCCACCTCGAAGGGTTCGGTGGTATTGAAGGCGTTCGGAAGGGTAAGGGCGAGTTGTATGACTTCCTGGCTCGGAACGGAAAAACGGTTTTTATCAACTCCCGCGATACCGTCCTGACTGCCATGTACCGCGAGCGCCTGAAAACGTTACGTTCCGAAACTACCTTCGCCGAAGCCATTTTCTATCCGGGCGACCCCATCGAATTACTTCAGGAATCGCCGGTGGTTATTTACCGCGATGCGGCCGGCCGCGAAGTAACTACGCATCTGCCGGGCCGCTATAACTTCGACAACATGCTGGCGGCCCTGGCCATTGGGCAGTATTTTGGCGTATCGCCCGAAGAAGCCAATCGCGCCATCGCTGATTATAACCCGACGAACAACCGCTCGCAGTTGATTCAGAAAGGCTCCAACACAGTGCTGCTCGACGCTTACAACGCCAATCCAAGCTCGATGGTGGCTGCCATCCGGCAGTTTGCCGCCATGCCCGCCCGGCGTAAAGCGGTCATTCTGGGGGATATGTTTGAGCTTGGCGAGGAAAGCGAAGCCGAACACGCGGCCCTAGGCAAGCTCATTGCCGAAAGCAACTTCGATCTGGTTATCCTGGCGGGAAAAGACATGAAATTCGCGCTGGGCGCCTTACCCAAAGCCTATTATTTCCCGGATAAATTTTCGCTTCATAACTGGGTGATGGACAACCCCATGACCGATACGCATATATTAATTAAAGGCTCCCGGGGCATCAGTCTGGAATCCGTTGTACAGTTCATTTAA
- a CDS encoding FG-GAP-like repeat-containing protein yields the protein MKKAFTLVCCLFASAGFAQSTTRLFSFQYDQRPTVSLNGRTLLNPWAGGLNATLYATLRLNDDAREDLLVFDRTTRKASTFVAIDNPTGSGIAWQYAPEYETALPPIEDWMILVDYDGDGKKDVFTLGASNVRVYRNESQNGRPAFRLVANPLMTEGFSGAQPLYASSTDLPAITDFDDDGDVDVLSFDPTGNLIAFQQNMSVERTGKKDGLDFKRMSCEFWGHFRKEYCNDFTFGIPCNGVVGMAQPGAMKALPAQTSTKGARPMHTGNTLTVLDADGDGRKDLLFGFVSCQNIARLRNTGTNDANANFTSFDSLFPAQNPIRFPAYAAAYWEDVDGDGQKDLLASPYVDFNDNQTFDFRASGWFYRNAGTSQKPDFRLVQKDFLQSEMLDLGENAAPALADLDGDGDADLLVGYSGLRNGSQYRGGIWQFENKGTVQNPAFVLVTTDYLGLSQSLTLTDVLPAFADVDANGSLDLVVTGTGARSVEMRALLNVAPKGAAVRYDLATAVRWPTPDLMIPGDRPTLADVDRDGRVDLLIGKSSDGTIHYFRNTGTAASPVFQLQNQAFGGFTTDNSFRIRARSLVVADLNGDRKDELVAAGNNGSVRIYQFPDRPDQSLTLLDSLPVLGLPGMGLIAAAADLDGDQSPDLMLGSRGGGIRYLRNTSPKVVITGLPEEPTGPWAFPNPTDRFLTVRSPHDGRLELLSLSGQTMLPVQTVRSGDETILDVSSLPDGTYLLRLSADSRPAQVQKVVVWK from the coding sequence ATGAAAAAGGCGTTTACGCTCGTTTGCTGCCTGTTCGCCAGTGCTGGATTTGCCCAGTCGACGACCAGGCTGTTTTCCTTTCAATACGATCAACGGCCAACCGTCAGCCTGAACGGGCGAACGCTGCTCAATCCATGGGCCGGTGGCCTGAACGCGACCTTGTACGCTACGCTGCGGCTCAACGACGATGCCCGCGAGGATTTGCTGGTGTTCGACCGGACTACCCGAAAAGCCAGTACGTTCGTGGCCATCGACAACCCGACGGGCAGCGGGATTGCCTGGCAGTACGCGCCGGAATACGAAACGGCGCTGCCGCCCATTGAGGACTGGATGATTCTGGTGGATTACGACGGCGACGGAAAGAAAGACGTTTTTACCCTTGGTGCCAGCAACGTTCGGGTGTACCGCAACGAATCGCAGAACGGCCGACCGGCCTTTCGGCTGGTCGCCAATCCGCTCATGACTGAAGGCTTCAGTGGTGCGCAGCCCCTGTACGCTTCGTCAACCGACCTGCCAGCCATTACGGATTTCGACGATGATGGCGATGTGGATGTGCTTTCCTTTGACCCGACCGGTAATCTGATTGCGTTCCAGCAGAACATGAGCGTCGAGCGAACGGGTAAAAAAGATGGCCTGGACTTCAAGCGGATGAGCTGCGAGTTCTGGGGCCATTTTCGGAAAGAGTACTGCAACGACTTTACGTTTGGTATTCCCTGCAACGGGGTAGTCGGCATGGCCCAGCCCGGCGCTATGAAGGCTTTACCGGCCCAAACCTCAACAAAGGGAGCCCGGCCCATGCATACCGGCAATACGCTGACCGTTCTGGATGCCGATGGCGACGGGCGTAAAGACCTGCTCTTTGGGTTTGTTTCCTGCCAGAACATCGCCCGGCTGCGCAACACCGGCACCAACGACGCAAATGCAAATTTTACCAGCTTTGATAGTCTGTTTCCGGCCCAGAATCCCATCCGGTTTCCGGCTTATGCAGCCGCCTACTGGGAGGATGTAGATGGCGACGGACAGAAAGATTTACTGGCGTCGCCTTACGTCGATTTCAACGATAATCAGACCTTCGATTTTCGGGCGTCGGGCTGGTTTTACCGAAACGCGGGGACGAGTCAGAAGCCGGATTTCCGGCTGGTGCAGAAAGATTTTCTGCAGAGCGAGATGCTCGATCTGGGCGAGAACGCGGCCCCGGCTCTGGCCGATCTGGACGGCGATGGCGACGCAGACCTGCTGGTGGGTTACAGCGGCCTTCGCAACGGAAGTCAGTACCGGGGCGGTATCTGGCAGTTTGAAAATAAAGGCACCGTGCAGAACCCGGCGTTCGTGCTGGTCACGACCGATTACCTCGGTCTCTCGCAATCGCTGACGCTGACGGATGTCCTGCCGGCCTTTGCCGATGTGGACGCCAATGGCAGTCTGGACCTTGTTGTGACCGGAACGGGCGCTCGTAGCGTGGAGATGCGAGCGCTGCTGAATGTTGCTCCCAAAGGCGCGGCTGTCCGCTATGATCTGGCGACGGCTGTACGCTGGCCAACGCCCGACCTGATGATTCCGGGCGACCGGCCTACGCTGGCGGATGTGGACCGCGACGGACGCGTTGACCTGCTCATCGGCAAAAGCTCCGACGGAACCATCCATTATTTCCGCAATACCGGAACAGCCGCCAGTCCGGTGTTTCAGTTGCAAAACCAGGCTTTCGGTGGCTTTACAACGGATAATTCGTTTCGTATCCGGGCCCGGTCGCTGGTGGTCGCCGACCTGAACGGAGACCGTAAAGATGAACTGGTGGCAGCCGGCAATAACGGTAGTGTCCGGATATACCAGTTCCCCGACCGACCCGATCAGTCGCTGACGCTGCTGGATTCGCTGCCGGTGTTAGGTTTACCCGGTATGGGCCTGATTGCGGCTGCTGCCGATCTGGACGGCGACCAATCGCCCGACCTGATGCTGGGCAGCAGGGGTGGTGGGATTCGGTATTTACGAAACACCTCGCCCAAGGTTGTCATCACCGGACTGCCCGAAGAGCCAACGGGCCCGTGGGCGTTTCCGAACCCGACCGACCGCTTCTTGACAGTTCGCTCACCCCACGATGGTCGTCTTGAACTCCTGTCGCTATCGGGGCAGACTATGTTACCGGTGCAGACCGTTCGCTCGGGTGATGAAACGATTCTGGACGTGAGCAGCTTACCCGACGGAACATACCTGCTGCGGCTGTCGGCCGACAGCCGCCCGGCACAGGTACAGAAAGTAGTCGTCTGGAAGTAG
- a CDS encoding TolC family protein has protein sequence MFKKLIYICLGVACLSLAMTACKTPALVGRTENRTVPVSYNTGQDTLNTGKLKWREFFTDPYLTALIDTALHNNQELNITLQEIQVAQNEIRARTGEYLPFVNLEAGAGVDKVGRYTRPGAIEESTEIRPGHEFPNPLPDFILAAHVSWQVDIWNKLHNAKRAAAVRYLSTIEGRNFTITNLVAEIANSYYELLGLDTQLDIVKKNIDIQTNALAIVRIEKESAKVTELAVRRFEAQVLRTQSLQFDIQQRIVETENRINFLVGRFPQPVQRSSPDFNTLVPEAMHAGIPSQLLQNRPDIRRAERDLEAARLDVQVARANFLPSLDISAAVGLNSYNPALLFTPESLLYSLIGGLTRPLVNRNAIKSLYYSANARQIQAVYNYERTILNAYIEVANQLANMSNLQKSYDLKAKQVDALIQSTNISNTLFKSARADYMEVLLTQRDALESRFDLVETKVEQLNAMVNAYRALGGGWN, from the coding sequence ATGTTTAAAAAACTCATTTATATATGCCTGGGAGTCGCCTGCCTGTCGTTGGCCATGACGGCATGCAAAACTCCGGCGCTGGTTGGAAGAACCGAGAACAGAACCGTTCCTGTCAGCTACAATACCGGTCAGGATACCCTCAATACGGGTAAACTCAAGTGGCGGGAATTTTTCACCGACCCTTACCTGACTGCCCTGATTGATACGGCTCTGCACAACAACCAGGAGTTGAACATTACGTTGCAGGAAATTCAGGTGGCCCAGAACGAAATACGAGCCCGCACCGGGGAATACCTGCCGTTTGTTAACCTCGAAGCGGGGGCGGGGGTCGATAAGGTGGGCCGCTACACCCGGCCGGGCGCCATTGAAGAAAGTACGGAAATCCGGCCCGGTCATGAATTTCCCAATCCTCTGCCCGATTTTATCCTGGCAGCGCATGTTTCCTGGCAGGTAGATATCTGGAATAAGCTGCACAACGCCAAACGAGCCGCGGCCGTCCGGTATCTGTCGACCATAGAAGGAAGGAATTTCACGATCACCAACCTGGTTGCCGAAATTGCTAACTCGTACTATGAGTTACTGGGTCTAGATACCCAGCTGGATATTGTCAAGAAGAACATTGATATTCAGACCAACGCGCTGGCCATCGTCCGGATAGAGAAAGAATCGGCCAAGGTTACGGAGTTGGCGGTACGTCGATTTGAAGCGCAGGTCCTGCGCACCCAAAGCCTTCAGTTCGACATTCAGCAGCGGATTGTTGAGACCGAGAACCGGATCAATTTTCTGGTGGGTCGGTTCCCGCAGCCTGTTCAACGGAGTTCGCCAGACTTCAACACCTTAGTGCCTGAAGCCATGCATGCCGGTATTCCATCGCAACTGCTGCAAAACCGTCCGGATATCCGACGGGCCGAACGGGATCTGGAAGCCGCCCGGCTGGATGTGCAGGTGGCCAGAGCGAACTTTCTTCCTTCGCTGGACATTTCGGCCGCTGTGGGGTTGAACTCCTATAATCCCGCCCTGCTGTTTACGCCGGAATCCCTGCTTTATTCGTTGATTGGCGGCTTAACCAGGCCACTGGTCAATCGGAACGCTATAAAGTCCCTGTATTATAGCGCCAATGCCAGACAGATTCAGGCCGTTTATAATTACGAACGTACTATTCTGAACGCTTATATTGAGGTGGCCAACCAGTTGGCTAACATGAGCAACCTGCAGAAGAGCTATGATCTGAAAGCGAAACAGGTGGATGCCCTGATTCAGTCAACCAATATTTCCAACACGCTCTTCAAATCAGCCCGGGCCGACTACATGGAAGTTCTGCTGACTCAACGCGACGCGCTGGAATCACGGTTTGATCTGGTTGAAACCAAAGTAGAGCAGTTGAATGCCATGGTCAATGCCTACCGCGCGCTGGGTGGCGGCTGGAATTAA
- a CDS encoding sensor histidine kinase, translating into MKSPSMTPSASPALLRAALNLSGNGIMLFDCLRTATDNIQDFRLILANRRAEEIVGMSEQEMLNRTGTELFPHYIATELWQQARHVVETGEVYQADIQSPLASHSDEGWFRLTLQKHGDGIAVAFTDISATKQYELELRKLIDNLQRSNQSLERFAYVVSHDLQEPLRKIQSFGDILRGQATDVSSEENIDLIRRMQLAAGRMNALIRDLLAFSRLSSQQEPFQSVNLQKIVNDVLGDLETAIRDRQAVVEIPELPAVMGDAVQLRQLFQNLLSNALKFIKPGDTPHVRITCEQLSGRAIQTMPGQTVATADLDRMFYAIHIADNGIGFDEKYLDRIFTAFQRLHTRTEYQGTGIGLAIVQKVIENHDGYINAHSQPGEGATFTIYLPESAAPAMISGLSA; encoded by the coding sequence ATGAAAAGTCCTTCCATGACACCTTCTGCCAGCCCGGCTCTCCTACGGGCTGCGCTGAATCTTTCCGGGAATGGGATTATGCTGTTTGACTGCCTGCGCACGGCTACCGACAACATTCAGGATTTCCGGTTGATCTTGGCGAATCGGCGGGCCGAGGAAATTGTCGGCATGAGTGAGCAGGAGATGCTTAACCGCACCGGCACCGAGCTTTTCCCGCATTATATAGCAACTGAGCTATGGCAGCAGGCCCGGCACGTTGTGGAGACCGGCGAGGTATATCAGGCCGATATCCAGTCCCCGCTGGCGAGCCATTCCGATGAAGGCTGGTTTAGGCTTACGCTTCAGAAACATGGGGATGGCATTGCGGTTGCCTTTACAGACATCTCAGCCACTAAACAATACGAACTGGAACTCCGGAAGCTGATCGACAACCTGCAACGGTCGAACCAGAGCCTGGAACGGTTCGCTTACGTGGTTAGTCATGACCTGCAGGAACCGCTGCGTAAAATTCAGTCGTTCGGCGACATTCTGCGCGGGCAGGCCACCGACGTATCGAGCGAAGAAAACATTGACCTGATCCGAAGAATGCAGCTGGCTGCGGGTCGGATGAATGCACTAATTCGCGATCTGCTGGCCTTTTCGCGCCTGTCTTCGCAGCAGGAGCCCTTTCAATCCGTCAATCTGCAGAAAATCGTCAATGATGTACTCGGCGACCTGGAAACGGCCATTCGCGACCGGCAGGCCGTGGTCGAAATACCTGAACTGCCAGCCGTCATGGGCGATGCAGTACAGCTGCGGCAGTTGTTTCAGAACCTGCTGAGTAACGCGCTTAAATTTATTAAGCCGGGTGATACACCCCACGTTCGGATCACCTGTGAGCAGCTTAGCGGCCGGGCCATCCAGACAATGCCGGGCCAGACCGTCGCCACTGCCGACCTCGACCGGATGTTTTATGCCATTCACATCGCGGACAACGGTATAGGCTTTGACGAAAAATACCTCGACCGGATTTTCACCGCCTTTCAGCGACTGCATACACGCACCGAATACCAGGGAACCGGTATCGGCTTGGCCATTGTCCAGAAAGTTATTGAAAACCACGACGGCTATATCAACGCGCATAGCCAGCCCGGCGAAGGCGCTACGTTTACTATCTACCTGCCGGAGTCGGCGGCTCCCGCGATGATCAGCGGCTTATCTGCCTGA
- a CDS encoding efflux RND transporter permease subunit, with the protein MFSKFIRRPVFAIVISVMIVFVGVLAIKSLPISQFPDIAPTTVNIFIAYPGSSADVLVKSTLITLEQAINGVQDMRYIATDATSAGEATLRIIFEPGTDPNDAVIRVKTRVDQVMPLLPELVQREGVIITPIQPSMLMYVNLYSKSKSIDEKFLFNYATVKMIPEIQRTRGIARAQILGSRRYAMRVWLNPDRMRAYNISVEEVMKALGEQSIIGRPGRIGQSSGIAAQSLEYVLTYKGRYSEPKEYEGIIIRANAEGESIHLKDIAKVELGSEFFDIYSNLDGHASAAIVLRQNYGSNASDVIDEVKEKLEVMKASFPPGMDYKISYDVSQFLDASIEQVIDTLRDAFILVALVVFLFLGDWRSTLIPILAVPVSLIGAFFVIQAFGLSINLITLFALVLAIGIVVDDAIVVVEAVHAKMEEEPHLTPFGAVKKVLGEISGAIIAITMVMVSVFLPISFMSGPVGTFYRQFSITMASSIVISALIALTLTPVLCAMLLRNHHGHARKKTLMTRALDSFNRGFDKMTGRYVALLRLIVNRRVVTFGVLLIFGLGILYVNKVLPAGFIPNEDQSTIYAIIQTPPGSTLEKTNQVSQRLQKICEEVPGIESVSSLAGYEIMTEGRGSNAGTCLINLKPWSERDQNVKEIMEELEEKSKGLGAVVEFFEPPAIPGFGTSGGFSMRLLDKTTDTDYREFDKINKEFMDNLSKRKELTGLFTFFAANYPQYELEIDNKLAMQKGVSIGKAMDNLNIMIGSTYEQGFIKFNQFFKVYVQSDPSFRRLPSDILKLFVKNDAGEMVPYSAFMSLKKGQGPNEITRFNLYNSAAIQGLPAKGYTTAEAIQAIREVAAKTLPRGYDIAFEGLSYDESIRGNESLYVFLIVLAFVYLVLAAQYESFIIPLAVVLSLPVGIFGSFLVLKLMGLENNIYAQIGLIMLVGLLGKNAVLIVEFAVQKRQQGETILNAAIEGARVRFRPILMTSFAFVAGLIPLILATGAGAIGNRTIGASALGGMLFGTIFGVIIIPGLYYIFGNLADGRKMIKGEEDDSLTENLVHQLDAFPVTEESTNHV; encoded by the coding sequence ATGTTCAGTAAATTCATACGCAGACCCGTATTCGCTATTGTCATATCGGTCATGATCGTCTTTGTTGGCGTGCTGGCGATCAAAAGCTTACCTATTTCTCAGTTCCCGGATATTGCCCCCACAACTGTAAACATATTCATTGCGTATCCCGGCTCGAGCGCTGATGTCCTGGTTAAATCCACGCTGATTACGCTGGAACAGGCCATTAACGGCGTGCAGGATATGCGGTACATCGCTACTGATGCAACTAGTGCCGGTGAGGCTACCCTTCGGATTATTTTTGAACCGGGTACAGACCCGAATGATGCCGTTATCCGGGTCAAAACCAGGGTGGATCAGGTTATGCCGCTCCTGCCCGAACTGGTACAGCGGGAAGGGGTTATTATTACGCCTATTCAGCCGAGTATGCTGATGTACGTCAACCTCTACTCCAAGAGCAAGAGTATTGACGAAAAATTTCTGTTCAACTACGCTACCGTTAAAATGATCCCTGAAATTCAGCGGACCAGAGGGATAGCCCGGGCACAGATACTGGGTAGCCGGCGGTATGCCATGCGCGTTTGGCTGAACCCAGACCGCATGCGGGCCTATAACATCTCGGTCGAAGAGGTGATGAAGGCACTGGGTGAGCAAAGCATCATTGGCCGTCCCGGCCGGATCGGTCAAAGCTCTGGTATAGCGGCTCAGTCGCTGGAGTACGTACTCACATACAAGGGACGGTACAGCGAGCCGAAAGAATATGAAGGGATTATTATCCGGGCTAATGCCGAAGGTGAAAGCATCCACCTGAAGGATATAGCCAAAGTTGAACTGGGTAGCGAATTCTTCGATATCTATTCCAACCTGGATGGGCATGCTTCGGCCGCCATCGTGTTAAGGCAGAACTACGGCAGTAACGCCAGTGATGTGATTGACGAGGTCAAAGAGAAACTGGAGGTGATGAAAGCGTCTTTTCCGCCAGGAATGGATTATAAAATCAGTTATGACGTATCTCAATTCCTGGACGCGTCTATCGAGCAGGTTATTGATACGCTGCGGGACGCGTTTATCCTGGTTGCCCTGGTCGTGTTTTTATTCCTCGGCGACTGGCGGTCAACCCTGATTCCGATTCTGGCCGTTCCGGTATCCCTGATCGGAGCGTTCTTCGTGATTCAGGCGTTCGGGCTTTCCATTAACCTGATTACACTCTTCGCGCTGGTGCTGGCCATCGGTATTGTGGTGGATGACGCGATTGTGGTGGTAGAAGCGGTGCACGCCAAAATGGAAGAAGAGCCGCATCTGACCCCGTTTGGCGCGGTCAAAAAAGTGCTTGGTGAGATTAGCGGAGCCATTATCGCCATTACCATGGTGATGGTATCGGTATTCCTGCCCATTTCCTTCATGTCGGGTCCGGTTGGTACGTTTTACCGGCAGTTCTCGATCACCATGGCCAGTTCCATCGTGATTTCGGCCCTGATCGCCCTGACGCTGACGCCTGTGTTATGTGCCATGCTGTTAAGAAATCATCATGGGCACGCCCGGAAGAAAACTCTGATGACCCGGGCGCTCGACAGTTTCAACCGGGGATTCGATAAAATGACCGGACGGTATGTGGCCCTGTTGCGATTGATCGTTAACCGACGGGTCGTTACGTTCGGCGTCTTATTGATTTTCGGCCTTGGTATCCTGTACGTGAATAAGGTTCTGCCGGCTGGTTTTATTCCGAACGAAGACCAGAGTACAATTTACGCCATTATCCAGACGCCACCGGGCTCCACCCTGGAAAAAACCAACCAGGTCTCCCAACGACTCCAGAAAATTTGCGAAGAGGTTCCGGGCATCGAATCGGTGTCTTCCCTGGCTGGTTACGAGATCATGACCGAAGGCCGTGGTTCCAACGCCGGTACGTGTCTGATCAACCTGAAGCCCTGGTCGGAGCGCGATCAGAACGTGAAGGAGATCATGGAAGAGCTGGAAGAAAAATCGAAAGGTCTTGGGGCGGTTGTTGAATTCTTTGAACCACCGGCCATTCCGGGATTTGGTACCTCGGGCGGTTTTTCCATGCGGTTACTGGACAAGACGACCGATACAGATTACCGCGAGTTTGATAAAATCAATAAAGAGTTCATGGATAATCTAAGCAAGCGGAAAGAGCTCACGGGCTTATTTACCTTCTTTGCCGCCAATTATCCACAGTACGAACTAGAGATTGACAATAAGCTGGCCATGCAGAAAGGGGTATCCATCGGCAAAGCAATGGATAACCTTAACATTATGATCGGCAGCACCTACGAACAGGGCTTTATCAAGTTCAACCAGTTCTTCAAGGTATACGTGCAGTCCGATCCCAGCTTCAGAAGGCTGCCGTCCGATATTTTAAAGCTTTTTGTTAAAAACGATGCCGGAGAAATGGTACCCTACTCAGCCTTTATGTCGCTGAAAAAAGGCCAGGGACCGAACGAAATCACGCGCTTCAACCTATATAATTCGGCTGCTATCCAGGGTCTGCCGGCTAAGGGCTACACCACCGCCGAGGCCATACAGGCCATCCGGGAAGTTGCCGCCAAGACTCTGCCAAGAGGATACGATATCGCGTTTGAAGGACTTTCCTACGACGAATCGATCCGGGGGAACGAGTCGCTGTACGTGTTTCTGATCGTCCTGGCCTTCGTTTACCTTGTGTTGGCTGCCCAGTACGAGAGTTTTATCATTCCGTTGGCCGTCGTGCTCTCGTTGCCCGTTGGGATCTTTGGTTCATTCCTGGTGCTGAAGCTGATGGGGCTGGAGAACAACATCTATGCCCAGATTGGCCTCATCATGCTGGTGGGTCTGTTAGGTAAAAATGCCGTGCTGATCGTTGAGTTTGCTGTTCAGAAACGTCAGCAGGGCGAAACGATCCTGAACGCAGCCATTGAAGGAGCCAGGGTCCGTTTCCGCCCGATTCTGATGACCTCATTCGCCTTCGTGGCCGGGTTGATTCCGCTGATTCTTGCAACGGGCGCCGGTGCAATTGGTAACCGTACCATTGGTGCATCTGCCCTGGGGGGTATGTTATTCGGAACCATTTTTGGGGTCATTATCATCCCTGGTCTGTACTACATATTCGGCAATCTGGCCGATGGCCGCAAGATGATCAAAGGTGAAGAGGATGATTCATTGACCGAAAATCTGGTGCATCAATTAGACGCGTTTCCTGTAACCGAAGAAAGTACAAACCATGTTTAA
- a CDS encoding GDSL-type esterase/lipase family protein, giving the protein MKFAGCVILLLSSLTAFSQAQSQSVKPPFESEILAFEQADRTSPPPQHPIVFTGSSSIRFWTDLSRYFPDKTILNRGFGGSQLSDVLRYVDRVILPYQPKQIVLYAGENDIASGKQSAQQTYERFVSLFNYVRKKLPNVPFTFIAIKPSPSRRQYFGEVDEANRLISRFLARQRNTDFVDIRPVMLKANGQPEGDLFRSDSLHMTEKGYQRWAKVLKPYLK; this is encoded by the coding sequence ATGAAGTTTGCCGGATGTGTGATCCTATTGCTGAGTAGCCTGACCGCTTTTTCTCAGGCGCAGTCCCAATCTGTAAAACCACCGTTCGAGTCGGAAATTCTCGCCTTCGAGCAGGCCGACCGGACCTCGCCCCCACCCCAGCATCCGATTGTGTTCACGGGCAGTTCGTCGATTCGCTTCTGGACCGACCTGTCCAGATACTTCCCGGACAAAACCATTCTGAACCGAGGTTTCGGCGGCTCCCAGCTCAGCGACGTACTACGTTACGTTGACCGGGTTATCCTGCCTTACCAGCCGAAACAAATCGTGCTGTATGCGGGCGAGAACGACATTGCTTCGGGCAAGCAATCGGCCCAGCAGACCTACGAGCGTTTCGTCAGCCTATTCAATTACGTCCGCAAAAAGCTCCCGAACGTTCCCTTTACGTTCATCGCCATCAAACCCAGCCCTTCGCGTCGGCAGTATTTTGGCGAAGTTGACGAAGCCAATCGGCTCATCAGCCGGTTTCTGGCCCGCCAGCGCAACACCGATTTTGTGGATATCCGTCCGGTTATGCTGAAGGCCAACGGGCAGCCCGAAGGCGATCTGTTCCGCTCCGACAGCCTGCACATGACCGAAAAAGGTTACCAGCGCTGGGCAAAAGTGCTGAAGCCGTATCTGAAATAG